One part of the Ochrobactrum quorumnocens genome encodes these proteins:
- a CDS encoding Na+/H+ antiporter subunit C yields the protein MELVLAIAIGVLMSSGVWLVLRPRTFQVAIGLALVSYAVNLFIFSMGRLRTNAPPVLDSGINVQAAQYTDPVPQALVLTAIVIGFAMTALFLVVLLASRGMTRTDHVDGKEN from the coding sequence ATGGAACTGGTTCTCGCTATAGCAATCGGCGTGTTGATGTCGTCTGGTGTCTGGCTGGTCCTGCGCCCACGCACGTTTCAGGTCGCCATCGGTCTGGCGCTTGTCTCTTATGCGGTTAATCTGTTCATCTTCTCGATGGGCCGTTTGCGCACCAATGCACCTCCTGTTCTTGATTCCGGCATTAATGTTCAGGCCGCGCAATATACCGATCCTGTGCCTCAGGCACTGGTTCTGACAGCGATCGTTATCGGCTTTGCAATGACTGCGCTTTTCCTTGTCGTGTTGCTCGCATCGCGCGGAATGACACGCACCGA